The following is a genomic window from Hymenobacter sp. APR13.
GCTGTTGTGCTCATACTTGCGGGCCGAAACTACCACGTCCTGCGGCACAATCAGGAAGCGCGCCACGCGCCGGATGCGCTGGATGATGTCGAAGTCCTCCATCACCACAAACTGCTCCCGGAAGCCCCCCAGCTGCCCAAACAGCTCCCGCGTGACAAACAGCGTCTGGTCGCCGCCGCGGCTCATGATGCCCTTGAAGCGGGTGCCGTAGCTGTTGAAGCGCAGCAGCGGGTGCTCGGAATCGAAGCGGAACCGGTAGCAGCCGGCGGGGTAGCCGTCGGCCACGGCCTGCCGGATGGTGGCTGCAAAGTCGGGGTGAATCTGCACGTCGGCGTGCACGAAGTAGAGAATGTCGCCGGTGGCGTGGGCGGCGCCGTGGTTCATCTGGGCGGCGCGGCCGGGCTTGGGGGCCGGCAGCACGGTGGCGCCGGCCTGCCGGGCCACTTCGGCGGTGCCATCGGCGCTGTTAGCGTCTACAACCAGGATTTCGGGAGCTTCGGCGGATCCGTAGTGGCGCAGCTCCTGCACCAGCCGGCCAATATTGGCGGCCTCATTATAGGTAGGAATGATGATGCTGATGGTCATGGAAAGCAGATATACGCAGCGGAAGCGGGGCGGTGTTTTGTAGTTAGTAGCGCTACGGCTAGCAAGCTAGTTCCCCTCCTTGGAAAGGAGGGGCTAGGGGTGGTTGATACATTCAGGACGATTTTAGAGCTAATCTTACATACCGACCAACGATTGTCAACCACCCCTAACCCACACTCGCTTGATGCGCGACATTTTCCAAGGAGGGGAACCAGCTTGCTAGCTGTAGCACTAATACCCATCAAAACGCTTCTCCAACGGTCAGGTAGAACCCGCTGGATTCTTTGCCGAGGCCGTAGTCGAGGCGCAGGTTGAGGTGGTCGCGGCGGTTGAGGGTGAAACGCAGGCCGGCGCCGTACGCGCCCTTGGGCTGGCGCAGGCGCAAGCCGTCGGCGGCGTCGCCGAGGGTGCCTACGGAGCCGAAAGCTACGGCTCCCAGCCGTTTATACACGGCCAGGCGCAGCTCGGTTTGCAGCAGGGCCGCGTGCTGGTCGCGGAAACGGCCTTCGTAGTAGCCCCGCATCCGGCGCGTGCCGCCCAGCAACGACAGCGCGTTGAACGGGGCCGTACCGGCCGTGAAGCTGGCGAAGTAGTTCAGGGCCAGCACCGCCCGCCGGTTCAGGCTGTGGTACGACGACACGTCGGCCGAGTAGCGGCTGAAGTGGGTGGTGCCCAGCGGGCCGGTGTTGTCGGCGCGGTTGCGAATCATGCCGGTCAGGTCGGCCACCACGCCTTTGGTGGGGAAGAACAGGTTGTCGCGCGAGTCGAAGAACACGCCCAGGCCGCCGCCATGCAGCCGGCTGCCCAAGCCGCCCGGCACGCGGCCGCTGGCCAGCTGCCCGCCGTCTTCGGTGGTCGTCACGTCGTAGTCTTCCAGTTGGTAGCGCAGCCCGGCGTAGAGCTTGCCGGCGGCCAGGGTCGGGGCCACGCGGCGGAAGGCGTTGAGGCGCACCCGTGGGAAATTGACGCCGTACAGCTCACGCGGCACGGCCTGCTCGCCCACGCCGTAGAAATAGTAGTTGTAGCGGTAGTAGCCCGCCTCGCCGTAGGCGTAGTAGGTGTTGTGCTGGTAGAACACCTGAAACGGCAGATACAGCAGCAGCTGCCGGTTCTGGGTGTAGGCGGCACCCAGCGTGAACTGTGAGGGCCGGGCATCAGTGAAGGCGGAATCCTGGCGGAAGCGCACGGTGAACACCAGCGCGGCCCCGTAGGCCAGCCGGGTTTCCGGGGTGTAGTAGACGAGTGGCAGCGGCAGCACCGACAACCGGCGGGTGGTGCTGTCGGGCGGTGGAGCCTGCGTGGCCAGGGCCAGCAGCACGGAGGTCAGCAGCATGCAGGAGGAAGGGGGTGAAACAGGCGTACGTAAGCGGTGCGGCACGGAGTTTGGCGCGGCTGCAATCTTTTTGTGATACCTCGCCCGTATATTCCGGCCAAACTGCTGCTACGGCCGCTGCGCCGGCCCCGTACCGCCGGCCACCGCCGCCGTATACTGCGGCAAATCCCCTTGCTTATGAAACTGCCCAATCTGCCTGTTCGCGCCTTGTTCACTCTTCAGCTGGCTGCTGGCCTGGCCTTGGCTGCGCCGCTACCCACCCTGGCGGCCGTGCCCGCCGTAGCTGCCGCGCCAGCCGCCGCCCCCGACCATGCGGCGTTCGACAAGCTGCTCAAAAAGCACGTCAACAGCAAAGGCCAGGTGAACTACAAAGGCTTCAAGGCCGACGAAAAGGAGTTCAACCAGTACTTGGCGCTGCTGAGCAAGAATGCCCCGGCCGCTTCGTGGAGCAAGCAGGAGCAGATGGCCTACTGGATCAACGCCTACAACGCCTACACCATCCGCCTGATCCTGGACCACTACCCGGTGCAGAGCATCAAGGATATCGGCTCGAAAATCAAGATTCCATTCGTGACCACGCCCTGGGCGGCCAAGTTCTTCAGCATCGGCGGTAAGAAGATGAGCCTCGACGAAATTGAGCACGGCACGCTGCGTAAGAAGTTCAACGACCCGCGCATTCACTTCGCACTGGTGTGCGCCTCCGTCTCGTGCCCCAGTTTGCGCAATGAGGCTTACACCGCCGCCAAACTCGACAGCCAGCTCGACGACCAGGGCCGTGACTTCGTGAACAACCCCGCCAAAAACAAGATCAGCAAGAGCAGCGCCCAGCTTTCCAAGTACTTCGACTGGTACAAGGGCGACTGGAGCGAGAACGGGCAGTCGGTGGTGAAGTGGGTGAACAAGTACTCCACCACCAAGCTCGACGCCAACGCCAAAATCGACTTCCTGGACTACAACTGGAACCTGAATGAGCAATAGGCCGGAGCATTGGCACGTAGCCGGCCGCGCCGCATGAGTGGGAGTGGCTTCCGGCTGGGCCTGACGGGGGCGTTGGTTGGTCTGGTTGGAGCTGCCTCGGCGCAAACTCCGGCGGCGCGCCCCGCGGTGCCCGAAACGCGGCGCTACGCTATTGAGGTGGCCGGCGTGCGCGTGGGCACCATGACGGCCACGCGCGTTCCGCAGACGGCCACCACCGACGCCGTTTCCACGCTCACCAGCGACGTGAAGGTGAACTTCCTGATCTATAAGCTGAAGATCTACTACCAGGTGGTGAACCGGGTGCGCAACGGCCAGCTGCTGCTTTCCACCGTGGAAGCCCACACCAACCAGGGCGATTTCGCCTCGCGCACCGAGTGGAAGGGCGACCATTACGACATCGTGGCCAGCCAGTACCGGTACCAGCACCGCGCCACCGAAAAGCAGCCGATCCGCTACACTGTCACGGACCTGTTTTTCGGTGAGCCGCAAGGGCAGGCCCGGGCATTTTCCGAGTATTTCGGCGACTTTTTCAGCGTGCAGCGCCTGGGCCCGGCCCGCTACACCGCCGGCCTGCCCGACCGCGAAGGCGAGTACCGATACGTGAACGGCGAGCTGGTGCTGCTCATCACGAAGAACCCGCTGAAGAACTTTGTCATTCGGTTTTTGCCTTAACGCGAAGCTCCGGCTTCTGCGAACGAGCGTAGCAATGTAGCCGATACTGTGCTATTGGTCTTATGGCAGCCGGTCCCATACCTCACCGCCAAGGCTCACCATTCGCACAATGCCGGCGCGCCGGTCATAATACAGCTCTTGCATGAATGAGGCAGGCGTGGGCGCGCAATCTGGGCCGCGAGAAGTGCCCACAAACGCAACTACTTCGGTGTACTGCCGGCCCCGAATGCTGAGTTGCTGAAACGGCCCTTCCAAGGCAGACCCACGCGGGAATTTCAGGCCTCTGCAGTGATAGTAGTCGCTGATAAGGTCGGTGTTGCCAACGAAAGCCGACCATTCTCCTTTCGCATAGAAGCTGCTCTTGTTTTTGTCGTAGCCATCGAAACTACGGTTGGTCAACTGGGCCGCACCCCGATAAAAGCGAAACTCTCCGCCACCAACCCGTACACTATCAATACGGGTCAGGCGCACTGTTTTCTGGTCGAAGTAGTTCAGCAGCTTAGGAGAAGAAAAGTTTGGGCCGGGTGGCTGAACTTCCTTTTTTTCTGCCTGAGTGTAATCGATAATCTGGCTGACCTGGTAAGTTCGTCGGTAGCCGCGCCCATTCTCAAACTGCCAAGTGTCTCCTTGCCGCATCGTCAGCCACGGTTGATCATCTTCCGTGAAATGATAATAAGGGACTTTATTGACGATGCGCAGCCCAGGACC
Proteins encoded in this region:
- a CDS encoding TIGR04283 family arsenosugar biosynthesis glycosyltransferase, with product MTISIIIPTYNEAANIGRLVQELRHYGSAEAPEILVVDANSADGTAEVARQAGATVLPAPKPGRAAQMNHGAAHATGDILYFVHADVQIHPDFAATIRQAVADGYPAGCYRFRFDSEHPLLRFNSYGTRFKGIMSRGGDQTLFVTRELFGQLGGFREQFVVMEDFDIIQRIRRVARFLIVPQDVVVSARKYEHNSWLRVQLANLTAFSLYFLKVSPVRIARTYKAMINHR
- a CDS encoding BamA/TamA family outer membrane protein gives rise to the protein MLLTSVLLALATQAPPPDSTTRRLSVLPLPLVYYTPETRLAYGAALVFTVRFRQDSAFTDARPSQFTLGAAYTQNRQLLLYLPFQVFYQHNTYYAYGEAGYYRYNYYFYGVGEQAVPRELYGVNFPRVRLNAFRRVAPTLAAGKLYAGLRYQLEDYDVTTTEDGGQLASGRVPGGLGSRLHGGGLGVFFDSRDNLFFPTKGVVADLTGMIRNRADNTGPLGTTHFSRYSADVSSYHSLNRRAVLALNYFASFTAGTAPFNALSLLGGTRRMRGYYEGRFRDQHAALLQTELRLAVYKRLGAVAFGSVGTLGDAADGLRLRQPKGAYGAGLRFTLNRRDHLNLRLDYGLGKESSGFYLTVGEAF
- a CDS encoding DUF547 domain-containing protein, whose product is MKLPNLPVRALFTLQLAAGLALAAPLPTLAAVPAVAAAPAAAPDHAAFDKLLKKHVNSKGQVNYKGFKADEKEFNQYLALLSKNAPAASWSKQEQMAYWINAYNAYTIRLILDHYPVQSIKDIGSKIKIPFVTTPWAAKFFSIGGKKMSLDEIEHGTLRKKFNDPRIHFALVCASVSCPSLRNEAYTAAKLDSQLDDQGRDFVNNPAKNKISKSSAQLSKYFDWYKGDWSENGQSVVKWVNKYSTTKLDANAKIDFLDYNWNLNEQ
- a CDS encoding DUF6134 family protein: MSGSGFRLGLTGALVGLVGAASAQTPAARPAVPETRRYAIEVAGVRVGTMTATRVPQTATTDAVSTLTSDVKVNFLIYKLKIYYQVVNRVRNGQLLLSTVEAHTNQGDFASRTEWKGDHYDIVASQYRYQHRATEKQPIRYTVTDLFFGEPQGQARAFSEYFGDFFSVQRLGPARYTAGLPDREGEYRYVNGELVLLITKNPLKNFVIRFLP